The Verrucomicrobiota bacterium genome contains the following window.
GGCGGCGCTTCTGGGTTTGAAAATCCGTTTGTGTCCCGATGAATTGAAGGAACAGCCGAGCTCGGGCGAGAGTTTGTTCAAGTGGTTGAATCCCGGCGAATCCTGGGGAAAGCATTCCATGAGTCCGGGGGCTGGGCCTGCCGCGCGAGCGGCTCTGGCGGGGTTGGAGTGGGGAGCGCGCGCCTGTCTGCGGGAGGAGGCTGCGGCCTTGGTGACCGGACCGGTCTGCAAGGAACACATCGCCGATCTGGGAAGGTCGTTTGTGGGGCAGACCGAATATTTGAGCGACTTGGCCGGGACTCGCGATGCGGTGATGATGCTCTTGGGGCATGATGAGGCGGGTCGTTGGTTGCGGGTGGCTTTGGCGACCACGCATGTGCCCGTGAGGGAAATCGCTTCTGCACTGACACGAGAGAAGGTGATTTGGGCGATTCGGCGTGCAAGTGAGGCGTGTGATCGGCTTGCCTTGAGTCGTCGACGAGTGGCTGTCTGCGGCTTGAATCCGCACGCGGGCGAAGGGGGAAAGTTGGGCGACGAGGAGATTCGAATCATTCGACCGGCCGTGGCGGAAGCGCGTGATTCGGGGTTCGACGTGGAGGGGCCGCATCCGGCGGACACTTTGTTTCGTCAAGTTTACTTGGGCGAGTATGACGCGGTGGTGGCGATGTATCATGACCAGGGCTTGGTTCCCTTGAAGATGGTGGCTTTTGATTCGGGGGTGAATTGGACACTGGGGTTGCCGTTCATTCGCACTTCGCCGGATCATGGCACGGCTTTTGACATTGCGGGCCGGAATGTGGCGCGGGAGCAGAGCATGAGCGCAGCGTTGGATTTGGCAGAACAACTGGCGGTCGAACCATGGAGCAAGACGTCGTGCTGACCGCGGCCCATCTGAGTGTCACGGATGAAATCGATCGGGGCGTGGCGTTCATGCCGCGTCCATGGCAGGAATCCCGCGGGCGCATCGCCTGTTGATTCCGCACCTCGCCCCTCCGTGGCCTGAACCTCAATCGGAAAAAGGAACATGATGAAGAACGGTTTGACGAGAGCGATGATGTGGGTGGCGTGCCTGGGCTGGGCCGCCGCCGTCGTGGGGGCGGATGGAGATGTTCCCGCCGTGCGCAAAGAGGGGCGCTATGAATTTCGGCGCGACCACCATCCGGATGGCATCGGGAAGTTTTACGAGGGTCGTGAGATTGCCCATGTGATGGGCCACCAAGCGGCGGGTTGGCTGGAGAGGCCGGAAAGAGAAGCGGAGGAGCGACCTGACCTCTTGATTCCGTTGCTCTCGCTGAAACCGGGCATGAAGGTAGCCGACATCGGGGCCGGAACCGGCTATCACGTTCGGCGCATGGCCAAGCTGGTGGCCCCGGGCGGGACGTCTTACGCGGTGGAGATTCAACCCGAAATGCTCGAACTCCTCGTGGCGAAAGCGAAGGAGCACGGGCTGACCAACGTGGCGCCGGTTTTAGGCGCGATCGACGATCCCAAGCTGCCGAAAGGTGCCATCGACCTCGTGCTCATGGTGGATGTTTACCACGAATTCTCACATCCGTACGAGATGCTCAGCCGGATTTGCGACTCGCTCAAACCCGGAGGACGCGTGGTCTTTGTCGAATTCCGGGCCGAGGAGGTTCGTGTGCCCATCAAGCTCCTGCACAAGATGTCGGAAGCTCAGGTCAAGCGGGAAGCCGCACATCATCCGTTGGAATGGGTCACGACCCACACCAATTTGCCCTGGCAACATGTGATCGAATTTCGGAAAAAATCCGATGCTACCAAGGCAGGGAGAAAGTCTTGACCGTCGAGAAGCACTTGATGGCTTCGATGACGCCCTCCTTGATGCCCAAGCCGCTGTCCTTGATGCCGCCGAAAGGGGAATTCTCGACGCGGTAACCCGGCACATCGTTGATGTTGACCATGCCGGACCGAAGTCCTTTGACCGCTTCAATGGCTCGTCCGAGATGTTCCGTCACAACGCCCGCGCTCAATCCGTAAGCGGTGCTGTTGGCAAGCGCCAGGGCGTCAGCCAGATCCTGGACCGTGATGACCGGCGCCAGTGGCCCGAAACTTTCCTGGACCACCATGCGGCAGTCGCGAGGGACCTGCGCGATCACCGTCGGCTCCATCAACGCGCCGCGCCGTTGTCCGCCCAGAAGGACGCGAGCTCCGGCGGCAACGGCTTCTTTCAAGACGGTTTCGAGATGGATCGCAGCCGCCTCATCGATGACGGTGCCCACCCGCGTTTCGGGGTCGAGCGGATCTCCCGCGCGATAGGCCTTGGCTTTTTCCACGAGCCTGGCCGTGAACGAATCCGCCACGGAGGCGTGGACCAGAATCCGCTTGATGGCGGTGCAACGCTGTCCTGAATTGCGAAAGCTCCCTTCGGCTGCGAGATGTGCGGCCAGATCCAGGTCGGCGTCATCGAGGACAATGAGGGGATCGTTGCCGCCGAGTTCGAGCACGACGCGTTTATATCCCGCGGTGCTGGCGATCCTTTTACCGACGGCGACGCTGCCCGTGAACGAAACGAGATCGACCCGGGGATCTTGCACCAAGGGCTCCGCGATTTCGGACGTGGGTCCCAGCAGCACGCTCAGCATGGGGCCGGGCAGTCCCGCCTCGACCAGAAGGCTGGCGAAGGACAGGGCGGTCAGCGGGGTCTTTTCGGATGGCTTGAGGATGACCGGGGTGCCGGCGGCAATGGCGGGCGCGATTTTGTGCGCGACTTGATTGAGAGGATGGTTGAAAGGCGTGATCGCAACCGCGCAGGACAAAGGCTCACGCAGGGTGAAGATTTTCCGCGACTTGCCTTGCTGCGAAATGTCTCCGGAGAAGATCTGTCCGTCGTCCCGCAAGGCTTCCAAGCCCGCGAGACGCAGCACGTCGCAGGCGCGTCCGACCTCGTACTGGGTCTCGCGCAAGCACAAGCCGGCCTCGGAGGCAATGAGGCGGGCGAAGAATTCTTTCCTGCCGTCCAACAGTTGGCGGGCTCGATCCAGAATGTGGTGGCGTTCGAAGCGCGTGGGAGTCGCTTTGAACGCGCAGGCCTCCACCACGGCTGTGTTGGCCTGAGCCCGTCCGGCCTGGAGAACCTCGCCGACGACTTCGCCGGACCAGGGACTGC
Protein-coding sequences here:
- the phnY gene encoding phosphonoacetaldehyde dehydrogenase → MPLTLSCLVAGRPIESGGASLLVRSPWSGEVVGEVLQAGRAQANTAVVEACAFKATPTRFERHHILDRARQLLDGRKEFFARLIASEAGLCLRETQYEVGRACDVLRLAGLEALRDDGQIFSGDISQQGKSRKIFTLREPLSCAVAITPFNHPLNQVAHKIAPAIAAGTPVILKPSEKTPLTALSFASLLVEAGLPGPMLSVLLGPTSEIAEPLVQDPRVDLVSFTGSVAVGKRIASTAGYKRVVLELGGNDPLIVLDDADLDLAAHLAAEGSFRNSGQRCTAIKRILVHASVADSFTARLVEKAKAYRAGDPLDPETRVGTVIDEAAAIHLETVLKEAVAAGARVLLGGQRRGALMEPTVIAQVPRDCRMVVQESFGPLAPVITVQDLADALALANSTAYGLSAGVVTEHLGRAIEAVKGLRSGMVNINDVPGYRVENSPFGGIKDSGLGIKEGVIEAIKCFSTVKTFSLPW
- the pdxA gene encoding 4-hydroxythreonine-4-phosphate dehydrogenase PdxA, whose amino-acid sequence is MGCPAEKEVLRAVFFLIFRVKKPNRRIVVTVGDPAGIGPEVTLKALEARRSRQDWEYLVLGDGEELNRKAALLGLKIRLCPDELKEQPSSGESLFKWLNPGESWGKHSMSPGAGPAARAALAGLEWGARACLREEAAALVTGPVCKEHIADLGRSFVGQTEYLSDLAGTRDAVMMLLGHDEAGRWLRVALATTHVPVREIASALTREKVIWAIRRASEACDRLALSRRRVAVCGLNPHAGEGGKLGDEEIRIIRPAVAEARDSGFDVEGPHPADTLFRQVYLGEYDAVVAMYHDQGLVPLKMVAFDSGVNWTLGLPFIRTSPDHGTAFDIAGRNVAREQSMSAALDLAEQLAVEPWSKTSC
- a CDS encoding class I SAM-dependent methyltransferase, whose product is MMKNGLTRAMMWVACLGWAAAVVGADGDVPAVRKEGRYEFRRDHHPDGIGKFYEGREIAHVMGHQAAGWLERPEREAEERPDLLIPLLSLKPGMKVADIGAGTGYHVRRMAKLVAPGGTSYAVEIQPEMLELLVAKAKEHGLTNVAPVLGAIDDPKLPKGAIDLVLMVDVYHEFSHPYEMLSRICDSLKPGGRVVFVEFRAEEVRVPIKLLHKMSEAQVKREAAHHPLEWVTTHTNLPWQHVIEFRKKSDATKAGRKS